The genome window ATAATTTCCGGGATAATCGTATAATTTGCCGTCTCTTATCTCTAAGACTCTTTCTGCTAGAACGTCTAAAAAATGTCTGTCATGCGATACAATTAATAATGTGCCTTGATACTTGAGTAAAGCTCGTTCTACAATTTCGCGTGTATTCTGGTCTAAATGGTTAGTGGGTTCGTCTAGGATTAAAAAATTTGTCTCCTCAAGCATTAATTTATAGAGTGCTAATCTTGCCTTCTCTCCTCCTGATAAAACGCTGGCTGATTTATTTATGTCATCGCCCGAAAATAGGAAAGCTCCCAGCAAATTACGCCGTTCAACGTCATTTAAGCGTGAAGACACCGATCTTGCTTCCTCGAATACCGTATGAGAATAATTTATATTTTGTGCGCTTTCTTGCGAGTAATAAGCAAATTTCACGTTGTGGCCGAGTTTTATAATTCCGTCAGAGGGCGATTCGTTCATGCTTAAGAGTCTTAGAAGTGTGGATTTTCCTGCACCGTTAATGCCGACGAGTGCGACTCTTTCTCCGCGATTTATCACAAAATTTACGTCATGGAAGACGCATAAATCACCGTAATTTTTCGCGAGATTAGAAACTTTCAGGACTTCCCAACCGCTTGCAGGTGCTTCCGGGATATTAATTTTTACGGTTTTGTCGTGTGCAGCGAGTTCGATACGATTAATTTTTTCGAGCTGCTTAATCCTGCTTTGAACTTGTGCTGCTTTCGTAGCTTTATATCTGAATCTGTTAATAAATGACTCGATTCGCTTTATTTCACTTTGCTGGCGTGTAAATGCTTTTGTGAGTAATTCTTGATTCTGCGCTTTGACTTCGAGAAATTCATCATAATTATACGGATAAAGAGTGATAGTCCCGTGTTCTAAATCTGCAATTGATTCGGCAATGTTTTCGAGAAATCTTGTATCATGTGAGACTGCTGCGACTGCGCCTTTATGAGTCCTTAGCCAGCCTTCAAGCCATTCCATACTCTCTGTATCTAAATGATTTGTAGGTTCATCGAGTAAAAGCACATCAGGAGACTCGATCAATAATGCAGCAATAGCAATTCTCATTTTCCAGCCTCCGGAAAAATCGCGGCAGTTTTTCATTTCGTCGCCCCTCACGAAGCCTAGACCGTGCAAAATTTTTAACGCCATTGACTCGAAAGCAAACCCGCCTAAATTCTCGAATCTGCGTTCAAGTCGTGAATGTTCGTTCAATAAGGACTCGTGATTAATTTGTGGGAGCGATAATTTTTCCTCGACGGCGCGTAATTTTGACTCGATTTCTGCGATACCTGCGCGGGATTTCAAATATTGCATTAACGGCACCGGTTCAAGTTCGATTAAGTCCTGCGGTAAATATCCGACTGTTAAATTTTTTGAGCGTTCGATTATGCCTGAGTCCGCTTGAATTTCGCCCGTAATCACCCGCAAGAGTGTAGTTTTTCCGACACCATTTGCACCGACAATGCCTATTCGTGAATTGTCCTGAATCTGCAAATTGAGTCCGTTAAATATAATTCTTTCGCCGAATGAAAGTTTTAAATTTTTTATGTCGATCATGAAAATATATTAGCACAGAGACGGGAAAATTTTTTTATTAGTGCTAAAGATTCCCGTAAAAATTTGTAATGGATAAACATTTTCGAAAAGCTATAACAAAATATTTCTGTTGAGCTAAAAACTTGAATATTTACAAAAATTTGTTGTATATGTGCGACCCTTTTTTTCCCCGCCTGTAATTATAAATGCACGTTTCCGAAAAACTTTATTATATAACAAATGCACTTGAATAGCTGTAAAACTTTTTGCATGTTCGCGACGTGAGGCCAACGAGAGCAGTTATTGACGCACAATCGGCACAGGTTGTAAAAAGGTTTTCGCCTTTGACTTTGCATAGATTTGAAAATTTAATGAATCATGACTCGGAGTAAAATTCTCGAACAAAATATTTCTGTACGTGTGATATTGATATTATAGTTAACACACTTGATTTATTATGTTAATGGTATAATTTGTATAGGAAATTTTTTCACTCAATATTTCACGAAAAACGACAATTTTACAACTACATTTGCAACTACAAAAAAGTTAATCTTTAGCAGTTACAGTAATACTTCGCACAAAAATTTTATTTTTTATCTATGCGATTCATTGTGCTAATTTATTGTTGATAGAGTAGAGCTGTCTGGAAAAATTTTTTGCAAGTGTTAAAGTGTAATAACTATATTATTTCTTCACGCATTACCCGCAAATTTTTTATGAGCTTGTGAGCTGTATCTGGTGAACATAATGAACTATAATAGCACTTGCATGCAGCTGGAATTATTTAAATCATAAAATATTTTTGTTGAGCTAAAAACTTGAATATTTACAAAAAATTTTGTGTGCGACCTGTTTTTTTTTCGTACTCTTTTTCCCCGCCCGTAATTATAAATGCATGTTTCCGGAAGACTTTATTAATATAATTTTATGTCGCCCCTTTTTGTGAGAAAATATAACAAAATTTTTATGATATTCAGGAGGTCTATATGGATTCAGATTTAATCAGCGTAATTATTCCCGTTTATAATGCGCAAAATTATATAGAAAAATGTATTGATTCACTAATAAAGCAGGATTATACAAACCTCGAAATTATTATAGTGAACGACGGCAGCACAGATAACTCAGAAAAAATTTGCAAATCTTTCGCCGACAAAGACAGCCGGATAAAATATTTCTCCAAACCAAACGGAGGCCCGGCAGCTGCGAGAAATTATGCACTCGATAGAATGACCGGAAAATATGTAACTTTTCTCGATAATGATGATTGGATTTTGCCTAATTATGTGAGTGAGCTTTATAATTTGCTGATAAAGTATAATGCTGATTTTTCCTGCTGTTACGAAGCACACGAAATAGAACAACTCGACAATAAACACGAAATTATCATTACAGAGTACTCGAAAGACGAATTTGCAGAAAAATTAATCCCTGACGAAATCGGCAGTAAATTAATTTGCAGATTATTCAAATCAGAACTGTTTGACGGACTCAGAATGCCCGAAGATTTTAGAAGCGTCGAAGATATGAGAATCTTACCTCAAATTTTAATGCGCTCAAAAAAAGTTGTCTCGACAAATAAATATTTATATTACTATTATGTTAACCCAGCCGGAGCAAGTGCAGTGTATTCGCAAAATCCGTCGCGCTCAATAGAAGTATCA of Synergistaceae bacterium contains these proteins:
- a CDS encoding ABC-F family ATP-binding cassette domain-containing protein yields the protein MIDIKNLKLSFGERIIFNGLNLQIQDNSRIGIVGANGVGKTTLLRVITGEIQADSGIIERSKNLTVGYLPQDLIELEPVPLMQYLKSRAGIAEIESKLRAVEEKLSLPQINHESLLNEHSRLERRFENLGGFAFESMALKILHGLGFVRGDEMKNCRDFSGGWKMRIAIAALLIESPDVLLLDEPTNHLDTESMEWLEGWLRTHKGAVAAVSHDTRFLENIAESIADLEHGTITLYPYNYDEFLEVKAQNQELLTKAFTRQQSEIKRIESFINRFRYKATKAAQVQSRIKQLEKINRIELAAHDKTVKINIPEAPASGWEVLKVSNLAKNYGDLCVFHDVNFVINRGERVALVGINGAGKSTLLRLLSMNESPSDGIIKLGHNVKFAYYSQESAQNINYSHTVFEEARSVSSRLNDVERRNLLGAFLFSGDDINKSASVLSGGEKARLALYKLMLEETNFLILDEPTNHLDQNTREIVERALLKYQGTLLIVSHDRHFLDVLAERVLEIRDGKLYDYPGNYSWFLEKREESLTSQEITHAPAKSKNLNHDSNLREIRAVKKLIVQCEKNISDLEARINEIDNLLCNPEILADSGKIKSLMIERDNLDKELQNFYSQWEDLSLKLENLQE
- a CDS encoding glycosyltransferase family 2 protein; this translates as MDSDLISVIIPVYNAQNYIEKCIDSLIKQDYTNLEIIIVNDGSTDNSEKICKSFADKDSRIKYFSKPNGGPAAARNYALDRMTGKYVTFLDNDDWILPNYVSELYNLLIKYNADFSCCYEAHEIEQLDNKHEIIITEYSKDEFAEKLIPDEIGSKLICRLFKSELFDGLRMPEDFRSVEDMRILPQILMRSKKVVSTNKYLYYYYVNPAGASAVYSQNPSRSIEVSRIFIERYDIAKNWVPDRVPLVLDRAVWWGVSSFCLYNEKYAEIYGGHYRTIQEFFKAHESEIACSPLIARKYKVSAKLLGRKRFKTFFTILRIIHFLKGK